The Carassius auratus strain Wakin unplaced genomic scaffold, ASM336829v1 scaf_tig00026581, whole genome shotgun sequence genome window below encodes:
- the LOC113078797 gene encoding uncharacterized protein LOC113078797, producing MSNKSTLDMCASAVAQLKVAGLSQSAVSGFVSSMEEIVFEIHSQAKDAALLCLPPHDIATKRKIENSIEHLENPFTFLNSEAKRKRLLTEKWGTVEPTEIVLGTRFDSRRNKTTGTFDQVVVTDKFAYIPILETLKAILQNRHLTDLFKPRHVPKEGVYFDLSDAAHFKSNPLFYTDKDALQIQLFYDDFETANPFGSKKGIHKLGAIYFTLRHFNSSLDNIHLCALFHAQNIRRYGFNSIIEPLLNDLKVLEIEGVKNPVCGSCIRGTIVQVTGDNLGLHSLLGFLESFGAQYCCRFCVLEKDRFQFVFSEDNPEVVLRTTEMHALHCKRLQDDSTLLHVYGVKRVCLLNSLKYFNTANNFAVDIMHDILEGVAQLEVKLVLQYIQHNFLSADDLAGRIHAFDYGYNQQKNRPP from the coding sequence ATGTCAAATAAGAGCACTTTGGATATGTGTGCTTCGGCTGTTGCGCAACTAAAAGTTGCTGGGTTAAGTCAGTCTGCTGTAAGTGGTTTTGTTTCATCTATGGAGGAAATTGTTTTTGAGATTCACAGTCAGGCCAAGGATGCAGCTTTGCTCTGTCTGCCTCCACATGACATTGCTACTAAAAGGAAAATAGAAAATTCAATTGAACATTTGGAAAATCCATTCACTTTCTTGAATTCGGAAGCCAAACGAAAGAGACTCTTAACAGAGAAATGGGGAACTGTTGAACCAACGGAAATAGTGCTTGGCACAAGATTTGACAGCAGAAGAAACAAAACCACAGGAACATTTGATCAAGTTGTTGTAACAGATAAATTTGCTTATATTCCCATTTTAGAAACCCTAAAGGCCATTTTACAAAATCGGCATCTTACTGATTTGTTTAAACCCAGGCATGTTCCAAAGGAAGGCGTTTATTTTGACTTGAGTGATGCAGCACATTTCAAAAGTAATCCTTTATTTTACACAGACAAAGATGCCTTACAAATTCAgttattttatgatgattttgagACCGCTAACCCTTTTGGTTCCAAAAAAGGTATACACAAATTGGGTGCTATCTATTttacattaaggcattttaactccTCATTAGATAATATTCATTTATGTGCCCTCTTTCATGCACAGAATATAAGACGTTATGGTTTTAATTCTATAATCGAGCCTTTATTAAATGATCTAAAAGTGCTTGAGATTGAGGGAGTTAAGAATCCAGTATGTGGAAGTTGTATTAGGGGTACAATTGTTCAAGTCACAGGGGATAACCTTGGCTTACACAGCTTATTAGGGTTTCTGGAGTCATTTGGGGCTCAATATTGCTGTCGTTTCTGTGTTCTTGAAAAAGATCGCTTTCAGTTTGTGTTTTCTGAAGATAACCCTGAGGTTGTACTAAGAACAACTGAGATGCATGCTCTGCACTGTAAAAGATTACAGGACGACTCTACACTACTTCATGTTTATGGCGTCAAACGGGTCTGTTTGTTAAATTCACTGAAGTATTTCAACACAGCCAACAATTTTGCTGTGGATATAATGCACGACATTCTCGAAGGTGTCGCTCAGCTAGAGGTAAAACTTGTTTTGCAGTACATTCAGCATAATTTTCTGAGTGCTGATGATCTTGCTGGTAGAATACATGCTTTTGATTATGGCTACAATCAGCAGAAGAACCGTCCTCCC